In the Mercenaria mercenaria strain notata unplaced genomic scaffold, MADL_Memer_1 contig_1019, whole genome shotgun sequence genome, cttaccctctttaaataaagaattcattattatgtctcccaccgcacagtggtgtgggagacatacggtattgatttactccagtgtgtgtgtgtgtgtatatgtgtctgtcacaaagcttgtccgcactcttaagtcaaacatttctcacctgatcttcaccaaacttgaacaaaatgtgtctgaccataagaccttggccaagttcgattacTAGCCAATTTGGCccaggcacttaggaattatggcccttgaattaccgaaaaatcctcggagcgcatgcgctttcgtgcactacttttattagtagtatagggtacgttttgggtgcaagaaagcgcatgcacaagtagtatagggtacattttgggtccaagaaagcgcagactgacttactatttagatgattaggcagttgtgggagacatgcgcttttctcaaaagcatctctagttattattattattattattattgatctTTTGGTTTGGGTATTTTGTAGCCTTGAAATTGCAAAATATAGCATTAAACCATATCTGTATGTTTAACAAAGTATTTCTAACCCAGAAATTTATTAGCATTGAGTTGACAAAATTCAGTATTTTAAAGGcgaatatatttatgttttactaGTTTAGTTGTCCTATTTTACTTAGTATATGCACTGAACAAAATCTAGCTATTGTGTGTCATAGGAAGTCGCAAAAATATGTTATGAATCGTTCAATCGTCCGAATCTCTTGCAAAAAAGTCTCCTTACTAAGTTTGCCATGACACCATAAGTaaaatgaaaagtgaaacaatacttttttcatatcattttattttttttctcacagTTACAATATACAGGCAAGCTTTCtagcatttttatacgcccgaagggacgtattatgttatgacgctggtgtccgtctgtccgtccgtccgtccgtctgtccgtctgtccgttagcaatttcgtgtccgctctgtaactcttgaaccccttgaaggatttcaaggaaactttacacaaatgttcaccacaccgagacgatgtgcagaccgcatgttttggatgtctcacttcaaggtcaaggtcacacttaggagtcaaaggtcatatcagtttgtttcgtgtccgctctgtaactcttgaaccccttgaaggatttcaaagaaacttgacacaaatgttcaccacaccaagacgacgtgcagagcgcatgttccggatgacttgcttcaaggtcaaggtcacacttaggggtcaaaagtcatatcagtttgtttcgtgtccgctctgtaactcttgaactgctggaaggatttcaaagaaacttggcagaaatgttcaccacattgtaacgatgtgcagagcgcatgttccgggtgactcgcttcaaggtcaaggtcacacttaagggtcaaaggtcatatatgactttgctttgtgtatattgctctgcattgcagtggtcttgtttttatttggcagatctcttttttgtacttacaataatttttttttaattacttcccttttatgttactataaatagcttattttgaaacttttttattattgcacGTAgcgaaaaaccgagaccacttttctgtggtacaacatggatggtacctccaattttaaggtgtattttgacatatctatacctgataaggatttttttgtagactttgattttttttttttgtggacttagatttgttttttgaagttttccttttgttgttccagtcctttggggctacaacagtcaagttcttaaaattttgctccaatcctatgatgtaagccttcgggcgtatattgccccgcatggcggcgctcttgttgtcAATGGGATGAATTCCTAACaattgaatttaaaataattaaccCTTGTAAATGCATGTTTGTTATATAAAAAGAGtgtaacatttataaataaaggCAAGAAATACTTAGCGTATCATTTCAGATCATAAATTTTTAACAAGTTATTACTTTACAATGTAGATGacaaatagtaaataaatatatagtgtggaaaaaaggaataatatatgttttatatttgtatttcgaTTTACATGTGccgtaatatttttttcttgcataagtAGAAAATGTTTAGCAAAATTGTTTACTTTAGAatggttttcatttaaaatgaaacccTACACCTATGCAAAATATGGCgcttttgttctttaaataaaatttctgtgACTTCTTATAagtaaaatttatacttttcatCTGGAATTGATTTCAGATAGCCGGATGTTCAGTCCTGCCGCAGAGGAATAACAggtcaggaacagttaaaccaagTCCATCCTAATAGGTTCACTACATACCAGGACAAATGGCTACTGCAGAAGGCGAGCATGGTTCTGATTTTGAAGAGACGATGTTCTGTGAACCTTGTAATAAGGAAGGCAACACTGTTGAAGCTGATGGGTTCTGTTCCGATTGCTCTGATTACTTATGTTGTACATGTCTAAAGTATCACAAAAGATTATTAAAAGATCACACACTGTTTGATAAATCAAACATGCCGCAGGACTTCTGTTTAGAACGATGTATATTCCATGCAAATGACCTGGTAAAATTCTACTGTATGAAATGCGACAACACTGCATGTTCTCAATGTATACCAATTAAACACCAGAGTGAATACTGTGAATTTAAGCATATCCCTTCATATATGCAGTCACAAGATGTATACGGAGAAATGAACGAAGTTAAGAAATGGCTGAAAACTGTCAAGGAAGAAACAAGTCGCACTGAAGATGAGAGTGGTCAAAAATTGAAACAAGCAACCCTTAACACGAGTGATATTTCTAAGTCAGTCAGTCTCCGGAAAAGGT is a window encoding:
- the LOC128551364 gene encoding transcription intermediary factor 1-alpha-like, which codes for MATAEGEHGSDFEETMFCEPCNKEGNTVEADGFCSDCSDYLCCTCLKYHKRLLKDHTLFDKSNMPQDFCLERCIFHANDLVKFYCMKCDNTACSQCIPIKHQSEYCEFKHIPSYMQSQDVYGEMNEVKKWLKTVKEETSRTEDESGQKLKQATLNTSDISKSVSLRKRYIKDKIEEQRVHIFKALDEERVEFIRKLDERQGLRKEQLFEQQKLINSKIDDEVNHLDEQLMLYPRKIQNIALNSANIRSKLESLTTELVNKERQGRKAELFLATRRVKQNMKTLQRDIDDVREENVARCFSFRPSKEDISIDAPENVSLGCLSEKNQQR